A genomic region of Streptosporangium lutulentum contains the following coding sequences:
- a CDS encoding glycerol-3-phosphate dehydrogenase/oxidase, whose protein sequence is MTIATRDLRAATREELSGTGYDLLVIGGGILGIAVTWMACQAGLRAAMVDAGDFAGATSSASSKLVHGGLRYLQNGNLKLVAENHRERRALGADVAPHLVKPLQFVVPIYRGGPHGAAKLGAGVFLYSALSAFGDGLGRLITPRQAVAKVPALRTDGLRAAAVYGDHQMNDSRVAVMTVRAAVDAGAVVLNHAEVVGLRTRSGQVCGAELRDRLNGSEFGVEARLVLNATGPWVDRLRRMEDPGAAPSVRLSKGAHLVLRRDEPWKAALTTPIDRHRVAFAIPWEDHLLLGTTDEAYEGDPAEVRATDADIDQILAEAGLSVRTDRLRREDITYAFAGLRVLPGGPGDVAAARRETVVTRGRGGMLSVAGGKWTTYRHIGRHVLNTLSRLPGRPLGDDLADILPAVPLPGLASPDAVAMRLWTDREPGARMEPLVARHLATHYGTIAFDLARLIREDPALGERIHPGGPDIWAQAVYARDHEWAATVDDVVRRRTTLTVRGLDTPQVRERISALLT, encoded by the coding sequence ATGACCATCGCCACCCGCGACCTGCGCGCCGCGACCCGTGAGGAGCTGTCCGGCACCGGCTACGACCTGCTCGTCATCGGCGGCGGCATCCTTGGCATCGCGGTCACCTGGATGGCCTGCCAGGCCGGGTTGCGGGCGGCCATGGTGGACGCCGGCGACTTCGCCGGGGCCACCTCCAGCGCCTCCTCCAAACTCGTGCACGGCGGCCTGCGGTACCTGCAGAACGGCAACCTCAAGCTGGTCGCCGAGAACCACCGGGAGCGCCGCGCGCTCGGCGCCGACGTCGCGCCGCACCTGGTGAAGCCGCTGCAGTTCGTGGTGCCGATCTACCGCGGCGGCCCGCACGGCGCGGCCAAGCTGGGCGCCGGGGTGTTCCTGTACTCGGCGCTGTCGGCGTTCGGCGACGGCCTCGGGCGGCTGATCACGCCGCGCCAGGCCGTGGCGAAGGTGCCCGCGCTGCGCACCGACGGGTTGCGCGCCGCCGCCGTCTACGGCGACCACCAGATGAACGACAGCCGCGTCGCGGTGATGACGGTGCGCGCCGCGGTGGACGCCGGCGCCGTGGTGCTCAACCACGCCGAGGTCGTCGGCCTGCGCACCCGCTCCGGCCAGGTGTGCGGCGCCGAACTGCGCGACCGCCTCAACGGCAGCGAGTTCGGCGTCGAGGCCAGGCTGGTGCTGAACGCCACCGGCCCCTGGGTGGACCGGCTGCGCCGGATGGAGGACCCCGGGGCCGCGCCCAGCGTGCGGCTGTCCAAGGGCGCGCATCTGGTGCTGCGCCGCGACGAGCCGTGGAAGGCGGCGCTCACCACGCCGATCGACCGGCACCGGGTGGCGTTCGCCATCCCGTGGGAGGACCACCTGCTGCTCGGCACCACCGACGAGGCGTACGAGGGCGACCCCGCCGAGGTGCGCGCCACCGACGCCGACATCGACCAGATCCTCGCCGAGGCCGGACTGTCGGTGCGCACGGACCGGCTGCGCCGCGAGGACATCACCTACGCCTTCGCCGGGCTGCGGGTGCTGCCCGGCGGCCCCGGCGACGTCGCCGCGGCGCGCCGGGAGACCGTGGTCACCCGCGGCCGTGGCGGCATGCTCTCGGTCGCCGGCGGCAAGTGGACCACGTACCGGCACATCGGCCGGCACGTGCTGAACACGCTGTCCCGGTTGCCCGGCCGGCCGCTCGGCGACGACCTGGCCGACATCCTGCCCGCGGTGCCGCTGCCCGGGCTGGCCAGCCCGGACGCGGTGGCCATGCGGCTGTGGACCGATCGCGAGCCCGGCGCCCGGATGGAGCCGCTGGTCGCCCGGCACCTGGCCACCCACTACGGCACCATCGCCTTCGACCTGGCCCGGCTCATCCGCGAGGACCCGGCGCTCGGTGAGCGCATCCACCCCGGCGGGCCGGACATCTGGGCCCAGGCCGTCTACGCCCGCGACCACGAGTGGGCGGCCACCGTCGACGACGTCGTGCGCCGCCGCACCACCCTGACCGTCCGCGGCCTGGACACCCCCCAGGTCCGCGAGCGCATCTCCGCCCTGCTCACCTAG
- the glpK gene encoding glycerol kinase GlpK — MPRQDYVASIDQGTTSSRCIVFDRDGSIISVAQREHRQIYPKPGWVEHDAEEIWQAVSGVLDEAIGGAGIDSGQIAALGITNQRETAVLWDRATGRPVCPAIVWQDTRTDALVRSLAAHEQLFRDRTGLPLSTYFSGPKVRWLLDGTPGLRERAERGEVLFGTVDSWLIWKLTGRHVTDVTNASRTLMMNIHTLDWDDELLDVLAVPRAMLPQIRPSSEVYGRTAAGIPVAAALGDQQAALFGQACFAPGEVKSTYGSGSFLLMNTGREPIASKHGLLTTVGYQIGDTPAVYALEGAIAVTGSLVQWLRDNLGLISTAAEIETLARTVDDNGGCYFVPAFSGLFAPHWRSDARGVIAGLTAFVNKGHIARAVLEATAFQTREVVDAMNADAGLALTSLRADGGMTADHLLMQTLADVLAVSVVRPMVAETTALGAAYAAGLAIGYWPDTDTLRANWHKAAEWQPRIGPEVREREYRNWKKAVARTLDWVEN; from the coding sequence GTGCCCCGACAGGACTACGTCGCCTCCATCGACCAAGGCACCACGTCGAGCCGGTGCATCGTGTTCGACCGGGACGGCAGCATCATCTCCGTCGCCCAGCGCGAGCACCGCCAGATCTACCCGAAGCCGGGCTGGGTGGAGCACGACGCCGAGGAGATCTGGCAGGCCGTCAGCGGCGTGCTGGACGAGGCGATCGGCGGCGCCGGCATCGACAGCGGCCAGATCGCCGCGCTCGGCATCACCAACCAGCGGGAGACCGCGGTGCTGTGGGACCGCGCCACCGGTCGGCCGGTCTGCCCCGCCATCGTCTGGCAGGACACCCGCACCGACGCGCTGGTCCGTTCCCTCGCCGCGCACGAGCAGCTGTTCCGTGACCGCACCGGGCTGCCGCTCTCCACGTACTTCTCCGGGCCGAAGGTGCGCTGGCTGCTGGACGGCACGCCGGGGCTGCGTGAGCGGGCCGAGCGTGGCGAGGTGCTGTTCGGCACCGTGGACAGCTGGCTGATCTGGAAGCTCACCGGCCGGCACGTCACCGACGTGACCAACGCCAGCCGCACCCTGATGATGAACATCCACACCCTGGACTGGGACGACGAGCTGCTCGACGTGCTGGCCGTGCCCCGCGCGATGCTGCCGCAGATCCGCCCCTCGTCCGAGGTGTACGGCCGCACGGCCGCCGGCATCCCGGTCGCCGCCGCGCTCGGCGACCAGCAGGCCGCGCTGTTCGGCCAGGCGTGCTTCGCGCCCGGCGAGGTCAAGTCCACCTACGGCTCGGGCAGCTTCCTGCTGATGAACACCGGCCGCGAGCCGATCGCCTCCAAGCACGGCCTGCTCACCACGGTCGGCTACCAGATCGGCGACACCCCCGCGGTGTACGCGCTGGAGGGCGCGATCGCGGTCACCGGCTCACTGGTGCAGTGGCTGCGCGACAACCTCGGCCTCATCTCCACCGCCGCCGAGATCGAGACGCTCGCCCGCACCGTGGACGACAACGGCGGCTGCTACTTCGTGCCCGCCTTCTCCGGCCTGTTCGCCCCGCACTGGCGGTCCGACGCCCGCGGTGTCATCGCCGGGCTCACCGCGTTCGTCAACAAGGGCCACATCGCGCGGGCCGTACTGGAGGCCACCGCGTTCCAGACCCGCGAGGTGGTCGACGCGATGAACGCCGACGCGGGCCTGGCGCTCACCTCGCTGCGCGCCGACGGCGGCATGACCGCCGACCACCTGCTCATGCAGACCCTCGCCGACGTGCTCGCGGTCTCGGTGGTACGGCCGATGGTGGCCGAGACCACCGCGCTCGGCGCCGCCTACGCCGCGGGCCTGGCCATCGGCTACTGGCCGGACACCGACACCCTGCGCGCCAACTGGCACAAGGCCGCCGAATGGCAGCCGCGCATAGGCCCGGAGGTGCGCGAACGCGAGTACCGCAACTGGAAGAAGGCGGTCGCCCGCACCCTCGACTGGGTCGAGAACTGA